The nucleotide window TTTTGAAAGAGAATCTGACGCTCACCTTAAAGAGAGCAGCAACTAGTGTTTCTTTTTATACAGTCAAATTTTGGCATTTTTAACACTGTTAATGTATCATTTATATAGATTATTCACAGGTTTTATTGTATTTTTAACGATGCAAAAATTTGGGATAAGATTTCTTATATTATTTTTTATTTGTATAACTATATATGGCTGGGGATTTTTCGGGCATAAGATAATTAATCAAAAATCAATATATTCATTTCCCGGAGTCATGAGTACCTTTTACTGGTGGTCCGATTCATTATCGAAGCATGGTTCTGATGCAGATTACAGGAAAAGTACTGATCCGTCAGAAAGTCCAAGACATTACATTGATATAGATAATTATTCAGGATTTCTTTCTAATGGCAGGATACCGCAATCTTTGGATTCACTTATTTCGATTTATGGAATTAATTTTGTGATTGATAATGGAACGTTGCCTTTTGCGATTATTGCAGCAACAGATTCCGTAAAAAAGTATTTTATACAGCATAATTGGCAAATGGCAATGTTAAAAGCAGCAGATTTAGGACATTACATTGCAGATGCTCACAATCCACTGCATATTACAAGAAACTATAACGGCCAATATACGAATCAAACCGGTGTTCACAGCCGTTACGAAACACAAATGATTAATGCAGATACAAGCAGGCTTATTTATTCGGGAGATACAAGCGGATATATTTCTAATGTCAACGAATTTGTATTCGGATTTATATACAGCAATTATAAATACGTAGACTCACTTTTAAAAGCAGATAGTATATCTTATTCAATTGCCGGAAATTATGGTTCAGCTTATTTACAACAGCTCTGGAACAGAACTGGTAATTTTACAATAAAGATGTTTAAGAACGCATCGAGCTATCTCGCAAGGTTGATATATACAGCCTGGATTAATGCAGGAAGTCCCTTACCCACTAATATAACCAATTATGAAAGTGAGGCGGGGGGGTATTATTTGTATCAGAACTATCCTAATCCATTCAATCCGATTACCACAATATCGTTTGCAATTCCAAAGAGTATGCATGTTAATATTAGCATATATGATGCATCAGGTAGATTAACAGGTAATTTACTTAATGAACAAAAGAGCAAAGGTAGTTACACGATTAATTTTAACGCTTCAAACTTATCGAGCGGGATTTATTTCTATAAACTGACGACTGAAAATTTTGCAGCTGTAAAGAAAATGGTTTTAACAAAATAGTCATTACCGAGAGAAAGAGTAATTAATAAAAGAATTACGTATGAAATTTTGAAATTCTAAATCAAGAAAATTGTTTAATATTAAAATTAATAAATAAAGAATTCATGTACAAATTAATATTATTTCTGCTAATAGTAGCAAATGTAAGTTGGGCTCAATTATATCAGGGACCAGCATCCGGTTCTGTTCCAAATGGTGTTATTGTCTCAACCGGTGATCAAATGTATAATATTGGAGGCGAGAAACTTTCTCCTTATGTAAGAAAAAAGGTAAGAAATAAAATTAATTTTACACCATATCAAGACTATTTGAATAGTGTAGCACCAAAAGCACCGGAAGGTTCGAATTATATGAATGATCCTTTAATAGGTATACAAAATGATAGTCCTGAACCGACGGTATTCAAAAGTTTTCAGGGATTTAATGATCCAGGAAGTTATATTCCGCCAGATTTATACTTAGCAGCAGGTCCAAATCACATAATCGGAACTGATAACGGAAGAATAAGAATATGGGATAAAAATGGGAATTTACTGAAAAACTTATCAGCAGATGCCTGGTTTTCATCTACTTTAAACGGAGCAAGTGCTTTCGACCCGAAAATACTTTATGACCATTTTAGCAAACGTTGGATTATGGTATGGCTTGACCAGGATGATGCTACATCAAGGGGGTA belongs to Ignavibacteria bacterium and includes:
- a CDS encoding T9SS type A sorting domain-containing protein, producing MSTFYWWSDSLSKHGSDADYRKSTDPSESPRHYIDIDNYSGFLSNGRIPQSLDSLISIYGINFVIDNGTLPFAIIAATDSVKKYFIQHNWQMAMLKAADLGHYIADAHNPLHITRNYNGQYTNQTGVHSRYETQMINADTSRLIYSGDTSGYISNVNEFVFGFIYSNYKYVDSLLKADSISYSIAGNYGSAYLQQLWNRTGNFTIKMFKNASSYLARLIYTAWINAGSPLPTNITNYESEAGGYYLYQNYPNPFNPITTISFAIPKSMHVNISIYDASGRLTGNLLNEQKSKGSYTINFNASNLSSGIYFYKLTTENFAAVKKMVLTK